One genomic region from Stegostoma tigrinum isolate sSteTig4 unplaced genomic scaffold, sSteTig4.hap1 scaffold_90, whole genome shotgun sequence encodes:
- the LOC132209377 gene encoding uncharacterized protein LOC132209377: MMTVNLRDVPEPTFAVSAPSLDSLPVPSFAASEQFPHPTTQEDERNGKEGDIALLPDVAQRRRFHWKDNICIVSPGLKQPIGIAVLRGDVSGFRHVDTGAPPPPIVPLLLPRFPGQPAGGSNQSEKLLGICPSPSLRRQLLNQKLNMVFRRGDFAVYKLKPNVTQDLRELPNVSQPEYNRILDMEGESTVPSGEKLVLFWVRLQSIIWLIRM; encoded by the exons atgatgacagtaaatttaagagacgtaccagaaccaacatttgcagtgtcggcaccctccctggattcactccctgtcccttcctttgctgcaagtgaacagtttccccACCCTACCACTCAGGAAGAcgaaagaaatggaaaggaaggagacattgctttgctcccagatgttgcacagaggaggaggtttcactggaaagacaacatctgcattgtgagcccaggactgaagcagccaataggaattgctgtgctccgtggtgatgtctcaggtttcaggcacgtggacacgggagccccgcccccacctattgttcccctcctgctgccaAGGTTTCCGGGGCAACCAGCGGGCGGCTCGAATCAGAGCGAGAAGCTGCTCgggatctgcccctccccctccctccggcggcaattgctgaatcagaag ctgaacatggttttcagaagaggagattttgcagtttacaaactgaaaccaaacgtcactcaggatctgagagagttaccaaacgtatcacaacctgaatacaacagaatattggacatggaaggagaaagcactgttcccagtggggagaaactggttcttttttgggtaaggcttcaatcaatcatctggcttatcagaatgtaa